In a genomic window of Planifilum fimeticola:
- a CDS encoding YheC/YheD family protein, producing MTYPTAGWLAVQGSKKPSAFIPYPQQVKQSLPEQLRLILGGRMTVEVPVRQHRGFQPSASLLPVRLTQTQPHTYKAGPFIAILTSDGNRTFRGNRKNFIDLIRMGRKMGVTIFVLTPSGIQPGKSTVRGFIHRPLKTGDPFIPATLPLPDVVYNRIPTRNAEQRKSEQQALQYLGKTLGIPLFNPGFFNKWTLYQFLRQSGELAELVPATGKWNADKPPVHILKRFPTVYLKPNDGLAGNGMIRIARNSSGYEVVLQTLKEKKRFPVRDMANLLKLLRRVAGKRSYVWQQGIPLATFRGRPFDLRILLQKGGNGRWGITGIGIRVAGPDAISTHVPMGGTIENQQSVLKTVFGDRCREVTRRIEETALRIARQIERSQEGNIGEMSIDMGIEKSGRLWFFEANAKPMKFDEPDIRERSLKRLIQYSLYLSGFQGARRKGGASL from the coding sequence GTGACGTATCCCACCGCGGGCTGGTTGGCCGTACAAGGGTCCAAAAAACCGTCAGCTTTTATTCCCTATCCACAACAGGTGAAGCAATCACTGCCGGAACAACTTCGACTGATCCTGGGCGGACGCATGACGGTGGAAGTTCCGGTCAGACAACATCGCGGATTTCAACCGTCCGCATCCCTTTTGCCAGTCCGGCTCACGCAAACCCAGCCTCATACTTATAAAGCGGGACCCTTCATCGCCATCCTGACATCCGACGGAAATCGCACCTTCCGGGGAAACCGGAAAAATTTCATCGACCTGATTCGCATGGGGAGAAAAATGGGGGTCACGATTTTCGTGCTCACCCCCAGCGGCATTCAGCCCGGAAAATCAACGGTACGCGGTTTTATCCACCGGCCGCTGAAAACCGGGGATCCTTTCATCCCGGCGACGCTTCCCCTGCCGGACGTGGTATACAACCGGATTCCCACGCGAAATGCCGAACAGCGGAAAAGTGAACAACAAGCCCTTCAATATCTGGGAAAGACCCTGGGGATTCCCCTGTTCAACCCGGGATTTTTCAACAAATGGACCCTATACCAATTCCTCCGACAATCGGGAGAACTGGCTGAACTGGTACCGGCGACGGGAAAGTGGAATGCCGACAAACCGCCGGTACACATCTTGAAGCGTTTTCCGACGGTCTACCTGAAACCCAACGATGGATTGGCCGGCAACGGAATGATCCGCATCGCCCGGAACAGCTCGGGGTATGAGGTGGTTCTCCAAACCCTCAAGGAGAAGAAGCGGTTTCCGGTAAGAGACATGGCGAACCTGCTGAAATTGCTTCGAAGGGTGGCGGGCAAGCGATCCTATGTATGGCAGCAGGGCATCCCCTTGGCCACCTTTCGGGGGCGCCCCTTCGACCTGCGGATTCTCCTGCAAAAGGGAGGAAACGGCAGGTGGGGCATCACGGGCATCGGCATCCGCGTGGCGGGGCCGGATGCCATATCCACCCATGTGCCGATGGGCGGCACCATTGAAAACCAGCAATCCGTTTTGAAGACCGTCTTTGGAGACCGCTGCCGGGAAGTCACTCGACGGATCGAGGAAACGGCCCTGCGCATCGCCCGCCAGATCGAGCGGAGCCAGGAAGGGAACATCGGGGAAATGTCGATCGACATGGGAATCGAAAAGAGCGGCCGACTCTGGTTTTTCGAGGCCAACGCCAAGCCGATGAAATTTGACGAACCCGATATCCGAGAGCGTTCCCTCAAGCGGCTGATTCAATATTCCCTTTACCTGAGCGGTTTCCAGGGGGCGCGCAGGAAAGGAGGCGCATCCCTGTGA
- a CDS encoding GNAT family N-acetyltransferase — protein MRIKSLTPEGMAAIRSSLLAFCRKYGDRRITHRALRWFQRLPSTRWGQGTLVAIAAEGKKLVGVIAFGSYGLEESFIVVHPDYRNRGIGEQLLTHSLKLLNKVYTRVACDNLPSLKLCFSCGLVAFRLIRGPTGKPTLCLAGGNWNPAEVPWGTSASA, from the coding sequence GTGAGAATCAAATCCCTGACCCCGGAAGGGATGGCCGCCATCCGATCCTCTCTCCTGGCCTTTTGCCGAAAATACGGGGATCGCCGGATCACCCACCGCGCTCTCCGCTGGTTTCAACGCCTTCCATCCACCCGGTGGGGGCAGGGAACGCTGGTGGCCATCGCCGCCGAAGGAAAGAAGCTTGTCGGAGTGATCGCCTTCGGATCTTACGGATTGGAGGAATCCTTCATCGTCGTCCATCCGGATTACCGCAACCGAGGGATCGGGGAACAATTGCTTACCCACTCTCTGAAATTGTTGAACAAGGTGTACACCCGGGTGGCCTGCGACAATCTTCCCAGCCTGAAACTCTGTTTCTCCTGCGGACTGGTCGCCTTCCGACTGATTCGCGGACCCACCGGCAAACCGACCCTCTGCTTGGCCGGCGGCAACTGGAACCCGGCGGAAGTCCCCTGGGGGACATCCGCCAGCGCCTGA
- a CDS encoding acylphosphatase: MVRKRIVVHGKVQGVGFRYHVYQQALRIGIHGWVKNLPDGTVEIDAEGPSSRMKQFVEAVKRGSPASKVTHLDIRDEKPTGFQQFEIRY, from the coding sequence ATGGTCCGAAAGCGGATCGTCGTTCACGGAAAGGTTCAGGGCGTCGGTTTTCGTTACCATGTGTATCAGCAGGCGCTCCGCATCGGCATTCACGGCTGGGTGAAAAACCTCCCCGACGGCACCGTGGAGATTGACGCGGAAGGTCCGTCATCCCGGATGAAACAGTTCGTAGAAGCGGTCAAAAGAGGAAGTCCGGCGTCAAAGGTCACCCACCTGGACATCCGCGACGAAAAGCCGACCGGTTTTCAACAGTTTGAGATCCGCTATTGA
- a CDS encoding SpoVR family protein, which yields MTEEIRKLEKAIEEITEIARKFQLDFFPMRFEICPADIIYTFGAYGMPTRFSHWSFGKAFHRMKMEYDLGLNKIYELVINSNPCYAFLLKGNSLIQNKLIVAHVLAHSDFFKNNVRFSNTSRDMVETMAASAERIRFYEMKYGKERVEEFLDHALSIQEHIDPSLTKPRRKREDQKTEQPRRSRVKTPYDDLWRLDGLPEKKEEEKPVQRRFPETPEKDLLLFIMNHSRILEDWQQDILSILRNEMLYFWPQLETKIMNEGWASYWHIRILREMDLTEEETIEFAKLNAAVIQPFATSINPYYLGLKIFEDIEKRWDHPTKEEREKYGRLPGKGREKIFEVRELESDISFLRNYLTKDLVEELDLYVFERTGNAWTVTDKDWRRVRDQLVASRVNGGHPYIVVKDGDYLRNGELYLEHRYEGIELDLKYLEKTLPHVYALWGRSVHLETVVEDRPVVFSYNGKKCSRRFV from the coding sequence ATGACCGAGGAAATCCGGAAGCTGGAGAAGGCCATAGAGGAGATCACCGAGATCGCCCGGAAGTTTCAGCTCGATTTTTTTCCGATGCGCTTTGAGATTTGTCCGGCGGACATTATCTACACCTTCGGAGCGTACGGTATGCCGACCCGCTTTTCCCACTGGAGTTTCGGCAAGGCTTTCCACCGCATGAAAATGGAATACGATCTGGGACTGAACAAGATTTACGAATTGGTCATCAATTCCAATCCCTGTTACGCTTTTTTGCTCAAGGGAAACAGTCTGATTCAAAACAAGCTGATCGTCGCCCATGTCCTCGCCCACTCCGATTTTTTCAAGAACAACGTCCGCTTTTCCAACACTTCCCGGGACATGGTGGAAACCATGGCGGCCAGCGCCGAACGCATCCGCTTTTACGAAATGAAATACGGAAAGGAACGGGTCGAGGAGTTTCTCGACCACGCATTGTCGATCCAGGAGCATATTGACCCCAGTTTGACAAAACCGAGGCGCAAACGGGAGGATCAAAAAACGGAGCAGCCGAGAAGAAGCCGTGTGAAAACACCCTATGACGATTTGTGGCGGCTGGACGGTCTGCCGGAGAAAAAAGAGGAGGAAAAGCCGGTCCAAAGACGGTTTCCGGAAACCCCGGAAAAGGATCTGCTCCTCTTTATCATGAATCACAGCCGGATTTTGGAGGATTGGCAACAGGACATCCTGTCCATCCTCCGCAATGAGATGCTCTACTTCTGGCCCCAGCTGGAGACCAAGATCATGAACGAGGGATGGGCCTCCTATTGGCACATCCGGATTCTCCGGGAGATGGACCTGACGGAGGAAGAGACGATCGAATTTGCCAAGCTGAACGCCGCCGTAATCCAGCCGTTCGCCACCTCCATCAATCCCTACTATCTGGGACTGAAGATTTTCGAGGACATCGAGAAGCGCTGGGATCATCCCACGAAGGAGGAGCGGGAGAAGTACGGGCGCCTTCCCGGAAAGGGGAGGGAAAAGATTTTCGAAGTGCGTGAACTGGAATCCGACATTTCCTTCCTGCGCAATTACTTGACCAAGGATTTGGTGGAGGAGCTGGACTTGTATGTGTTTGAGCGGACGGGCAATGCCTGGACCGTTACGGACAAGGATTGGAGGCGCGTGCGGGACCAGCTCGTCGCCAGCCGGGTAAACGGCGGTCACCCTTATATTGTCGTCAAGGACGGGGATTATCTCCGGAACGGGGAGCTGTACCTGGAACATCGGTACGAGGGGATCGAGCTGGATTTGAAATACCTGGAGAAAACTTTGCCCCACGTCTACGCTTTGTGGGGCAGGTCGGTTCATCTGGAGACGGTCGTCGAGGATCGACCGGTGGTGTTCAGTTATAATGGAAAAAAATGCAGCAGACGGTTCGTTTGA
- a CDS encoding RCC1 domain-containing protein — translation MDCNSPNKASLRVKRWPKDTIAAGRRHTVGLKSDGSVTAVGDNKFGQCNVSGWREIVAVAAGNVHMAPNTGNAHTIGLQSDGTVVAVGWNKHGQCNVSGWRDIVAVAAGWRRTVGLRSDGTVVAVGQNNEGQCNVSGWRDIVAVAAGWRRTVGLRSDGTVVAVGQNNEGQCNVSGWRDIVAVAAGWRRTVGLQSDGTVVAVGWSKHGQCNVSGWRDIVAIAAGCVHTVGLQLIAVGDNQFGQCNVSGWRGIQLPGN, via the coding sequence ATGGATTGCAATTCACCGAACAAAGCGTCGTTAAGGGTGAAACGGTGGCCTAAAGATACCATAGCGGCGGGTCGTCGTCACACCGTAGGCCTTAAATCTGACGGATCGGTGACGGCTGTGGGTGATAATAAATTTGGACAATGCAACGTAAGCGGTTGGCGCGAAATTGTGGCGGTCGCGGCGGGCAATGTTCATATGGCTCCGAACACGGGTAATGCTCATACCATCGGCCTTCAATCGGACGGCACGGTAGTGGCTGTGGGTTGGAACAAACATGGTCAATGCAATGTAAGTGGCTGGCGTGATATTGTGGCGGTTGCCGCGGGCTGGCGGCGTACCGTTGGACTTCGATCGGACGGCACGGTTGTGGCTGTGGGTCAAAATAATGAAGGTCAATGCAATGTAAGCGGCTGGCGTGATATTGTGGCGGTTGCCGCGGGCTGGCGGCGTACCGTTGGACTTCGATCGGACGGCACGGTTGTGGCTGTGGGTCAAAATAATGAAGGTCAATGCAATGTAAGCGGCTGGCGTGATATTGTGGCGGTTGCCGCGGGCTGGCGGCGTACCGTTGGACTTCAATCGGACGGCACGGTAGTGGCTGTGGGTTGGAGCAAGCATGGCCAATGCAATGTAAGCGGTTGGCGCGATATTGTGGCGATCGCGGCGGGGTGCGTCCATACCGTCGGGCTTCAATTAATTGCTGTGGGTGATAATCAATTTGGCCAATGCAATGTAAGCGGCTGGCGCGGCATCCAACTGCCCGGCAATTAG
- a CDS encoding TIGR01777 family oxidoreductase, translating into MRIAITGSTGLVGTRLTEFFREEGHQVLRLVRKTGQGGRETAYWQPETGEIEAEALEGTEVLVHLAGKSINGRWTKRRKEEILLSRTKGTRLIAETLAALKRPPKVFLSASGIGMTHEDVREVDESNSLGSGFLSDVIKEWEKSTRPAEEAGIRVVHLRFGLVLSPRGGALKQMLPAFKLGLGGRLGHGRQGVSWVALEEIPRIVRFLIDREEVSGPVNIVSPNPVSNAEFIRALGEALRRPALIPMPAFALKLMFGEVGEELLLKGNRAIPKKLLDAGYTFRYPDLEPALREMLRGKAG; encoded by the coding sequence ATGCGCATCGCGATCACGGGTTCGACGGGGCTGGTGGGGACGCGGCTGACGGAGTTCTTCCGGGAGGAGGGACATCAGGTGCTCCGCCTTGTCCGGAAAACCGGTCAAGGCGGCCGGGAAACCGCCTATTGGCAGCCGGAGACGGGGGAGATCGAGGCCGAAGCGCTGGAAGGCACGGAGGTCCTCGTTCATCTCGCTGGAAAGAGCATCAACGGACGGTGGACGAAGAGGCGAAAGGAGGAGATTCTTCTCAGCCGGACAAAGGGGACCCGGCTGATCGCCGAGACACTGGCCGCTTTGAAGCGTCCGCCCAAGGTGTTTCTTTCCGCCTCGGGGATCGGCATGACCCACGAAGATGTCCGGGAGGTGGATGAATCGAATTCCCTCGGGTCCGGCTTCTTGTCCGACGTGATCAAGGAATGGGAGAAGTCGACGAGGCCGGCGGAGGAGGCGGGCATTCGGGTTGTGCATTTGCGCTTCGGGTTGGTGCTAAGCCCCCGCGGAGGGGCATTGAAGCAGATGCTCCCGGCCTTCAAACTGGGGCTGGGCGGTCGCCTCGGTCACGGGCGGCAGGGGGTGAGCTGGGTGGCCTTGGAGGAGATTCCCCGTATCGTCCGTTTTCTGATCGATCGGGAAGAGGTGTCGGGCCCGGTCAACATCGTATCCCCCAACCCGGTGTCCAACGCCGAGTTCATCCGGGCCCTCGGAGAAGCGCTCAGGCGTCCCGCTCTGATCCCCATGCCGGCCTTCGCCCTGAAGCTGATGTTCGGGGAGGTGGGGGAGGAATTGCTCCTGAAGGGCAACCGGGCGATCCCGAAAAAATTGCTGGATGCGGGCTATACGTTCCGGTATCCCGATCTGGAGCCGGCACTGCGGGAGATGCTGAGGGGGAAAGCCGGCTGA
- a CDS encoding C40 family peptidase produces MRFFKRFKKVLWMGALTLAVSAFIPVGTSHAAAADDAHSLIQSIFNRVGLKYEVPKAKAKTPPKSDEVKPAPAPTPPPQEEGRQEQPAQPEQPTKPEQPKSSALADRIIQTGEKYLGTPYKYGASSNQTNYFDCSSFVQRVFKENGINLPRTSRQQAKVGTHVPKSQLQKGDLVFFTTSYSPNQIAHVGIYAGNNKILHSWGPGGVRYDDMNGMKWLRESYVTARRVIQ; encoded by the coding sequence ATGCGGTTTTTTAAACGCTTCAAGAAAGTCTTGTGGATGGGAGCTTTGACGCTGGCTGTGTCTGCGTTCATTCCGGTTGGGACAAGCCATGCGGCTGCTGCTGACGATGCCCATAGCCTGATTCAGAGCATCTTTAACCGGGTCGGACTGAAATACGAGGTGCCGAAGGCGAAGGCCAAGACGCCTCCGAAGAGCGATGAGGTGAAACCGGCACCGGCGCCGACCCCTCCTCCGCAGGAAGAGGGCAGACAAGAGCAACCGGCCCAGCCCGAGCAACCGACCAAGCCGGAGCAACCGAAGTCTTCCGCCTTGGCGGACCGGATTATCCAAACCGGTGAAAAGTATCTGGGCACCCCTTACAAGTACGGAGCATCGTCCAATCAGACTAACTATTTCGACTGTTCTTCCTTCGTCCAGCGGGTGTTTAAGGAAAACGGGATCAACCTGCCCCGCACCTCGCGACAGCAGGCGAAGGTGGGAACCCACGTACCCAAGAGCCAGCTTCAAAAAGGAGACCTGGTCTTCTTCACCACCAGCTACTCTCCCAACCAAATCGCCCATGTCGGCATTTATGCCGGAAACAACAAGATACTGCACTCCTGGGGTCCCGGTGGCGTCCGCTACGATGACATGAACGGCATGAAGTGGCTGCGGGAAAGCTATGTTACGGCCCGTCGGGTGATCCAATAA
- a CDS encoding N-acetylmuramoyl-L-alanine amidase codes for MRKWGISVLLFSMLLFILSPATGIASDQFHPGSLYNTFRQAADEFKVPSEILLAVSYVETRWQDHKGQPSQLNGYGLMHLADNPSNQSLKEASRLLGLPESTLKKNIKHNIRGGAAVLAELAKENNGGTIPQNLADWYVTVAEYSGLSSEIAAKWYADEVFKVINEGAQRVIDGKDIFILPTPVTPHKGKYENIEKSMDKQATPDYPGARWIPASSTNYTAANRESDGNSIDYVIIHTTEGSYSGTISWFQNPASNVSAHYVIRSSDGEITQMVQNKDIAWHAGNWNYNVHSIGIEHEGYVSDPAWYTDAMYRASANLTRWLCDRYGIPKNRNHIIAHSEVPGATHTDPGPHWDWNYYMSLINQSEEYVFDNTGPHMASDAWGTSSWNSQKYGSNYRFADPVLASDPFWYQITVPSAGNYDVYGWWPANSGYNSRAPVVIKTTSGYQTVYVNQQLNGGKWNYLGRFNLAQGTDYFIGVSRWTSSPGYVVADAFKLVKQ; via the coding sequence ATGAGAAAATGGGGAATCTCGGTGCTTCTTTTCAGCATGCTCCTTTTCATCCTGAGCCCTGCGACCGGTATCGCATCCGACCAGTTTCATCCGGGAAGTCTGTACAATACCTTCCGACAAGCCGCCGATGAATTTAAAGTCCCCAGCGAAATTTTGCTGGCAGTCAGCTATGTGGAGACGCGTTGGCAAGATCACAAGGGGCAGCCCAGCCAACTCAACGGTTACGGCTTGATGCACTTGGCCGACAACCCCTCCAACCAATCCTTGAAAGAGGCCAGCCGGTTGTTGGGACTCCCCGAATCGACGCTGAAGAAAAACATTAAACATAACATCCGGGGGGGCGCCGCCGTCCTGGCCGAACTGGCGAAGGAAAACAACGGCGGAACGATTCCGCAAAACCTGGCTGACTGGTATGTGACCGTAGCCGAATACAGCGGACTGTCTTCCGAGATCGCCGCCAAATGGTACGCGGATGAAGTGTTCAAAGTGATCAACGAAGGGGCGCAACGGGTGATTGACGGGAAAGATATTTTTATTCTGCCGACGCCGGTGACACCGCATAAGGGCAAATATGAAAACATCGAAAAGTCCATGGACAAACAGGCGACCCCGGATTATCCCGGCGCAAGATGGATTCCCGCTTCCAGCACCAACTACACGGCGGCCAACCGGGAAAGCGACGGCAATTCCATTGACTACGTCATCATTCACACGACCGAGGGCTCCTACAGCGGAACGATCAGCTGGTTCCAAAACCCTGCCTCCAATGTGAGCGCCCACTACGTAATCCGTTCCAGCGACGGCGAGATCACACAAATGGTGCAAAACAAGGATATTGCGTGGCACGCGGGCAACTGGAACTACAATGTCCACAGCATCGGGATCGAACACGAAGGATATGTCAGCGATCCGGCCTGGTACACGGATGCCATGTATCGCGCTTCCGCCAATCTGACCCGCTGGTTATGCGACCGGTACGGCATTCCGAAAAACCGGAACCACATTATCGCGCACAGCGAAGTGCCGGGAGCGACCCATACCGACCCGGGACCCCACTGGGATTGGAACTACTACATGTCCCTGATCAACCAGTCCGAGGAATACGTTTTTGACAACACGGGTCCCCATATGGCCAGCGACGCGTGGGGGACAAGCTCCTGGAATTCCCAAAAATACGGGAGCAATTATCGATTTGCCGACCCGGTTCTGGCCAGCGATCCCTTCTGGTACCAGATCACCGTCCCTTCCGCCGGAAACTACGATGTTTACGGCTGGTGGCCGGCCAACAGCGGCTACAACTCCAGAGCCCCCGTCGTCATCAAAACCACATCCGGATATCAAACGGTTTACGTCAACCAGCAGTTAAACGGCGGCAAATGGAACTACCTGGGCCGATTCAACTTGGCTCAGGGCACCGATTATTTCATCGGCGTATCCCGATGGACATCCAGTCCCGGATACGTCGTGGCGGATGCTTTCAAGCTGGTCAAGCAATGA
- a CDS encoding MFS transporter encodes MSRLTEGTPAFRRANGALFAGGFVTFSILYAVQPLIPVFAQEFSISPAMGSLALSVTTASLAVSMLLLGSLSDSWGRKPIMVVSLFLSSLLAMVTAWSPNFSSLLLFRLLEGIILAGLPAVAMAYLGEEMAPSSLGAAMGLYISGNSIGGLAGRVLSGTLTDLLSWRMALATIGGISLLLSLWFWRALPPSNHFQPRRPDAKELLLSMGRHLKNPSLLRLFFVSFVLMGSFVTLFNYIGFHLLAPPYSLSHSIIGWLFLVYLTGSFSSAWMGREADRRGRKKVLWSGLAVMLVGAMFTLLSPLWCKVLGLALFTFGFFGSHSVASGWVGITAQTAKAQAASLYLFFYYAGSSVFGTLGGWFWSGFGWFGVTGLILFLILLSFPLTRPLSDKETAATK; translated from the coding sequence ATGAGCCGACTCACCGAAGGAACACCCGCTTTCCGGCGGGCCAACGGGGCTTTGTTTGCCGGCGGATTTGTCACCTTCTCCATCCTGTATGCCGTGCAACCGCTGATCCCCGTATTTGCGCAGGAATTTTCCATCTCACCCGCGATGGGAAGTTTGGCGTTGTCCGTGACCACGGCCTCCTTGGCCGTTTCCATGTTGCTCCTGGGTTCTTTATCCGACAGTTGGGGACGGAAGCCGATCATGGTCGTTTCCCTTTTTCTTTCTTCCTTGCTGGCGATGGTGACCGCCTGGAGTCCCAACTTTTCCTCCCTCCTGTTGTTCCGCCTGTTGGAGGGAATCATCCTGGCGGGACTGCCCGCGGTGGCGATGGCCTATCTGGGGGAAGAAATGGCTCCCTCCAGCCTCGGAGCGGCGATGGGACTGTACATCAGCGGCAACTCGATCGGCGGATTGGCCGGGCGCGTGTTGAGCGGCACCCTGACCGACCTCTTGTCCTGGCGGATGGCTTTGGCAACCATCGGCGGGATCAGCCTCCTTCTCAGCCTCTGGTTTTGGCGGGCCTTGCCCCCGTCCAACCACTTTCAACCCCGCCGGCCCGACGCCAAGGAGCTGCTCCTCTCGATGGGGCGCCATCTGAAAAACCCGTCGCTCCTGCGGCTCTTTTTCGTCTCCTTTGTCCTGATGGGAAGTTTTGTGACCCTGTTCAACTATATCGGTTTTCATCTTCTCGCTCCGCCCTATTCGCTCAGCCATTCGATCATCGGCTGGCTTTTCCTGGTCTACCTCACCGGATCCTTCAGTTCGGCCTGGATGGGCAGGGAGGCCGACCGCCGCGGCCGAAAAAAAGTGCTTTGGTCGGGTCTCGCGGTGATGCTGGTCGGAGCGATGTTCACCCTGTTGTCTCCTCTTTGGTGCAAGGTGTTGGGGCTCGCCCTTTTCACCTTCGGGTTTTTCGGTTCCCACTCCGTCGCCAGCGGATGGGTGGGAATCACGGCTCAAACCGCAAAGGCGCAGGCGGCATCCCTGTATCTGTTTTTTTATTACGCGGGTTCCAGCGTGTTCGGCACCTTGGGCGGGTGGTTCTGGAGCGGCTTTGGATGGTTCGGGGTGACCGGTTTGATCCTGTTTTTGATCCTGCTCTCCTTTCCCCTCACCCGGCCCCTGTCGGACAAGGAAACGGCTGCGACCAAATAA
- a CDS encoding aminoglycoside N(3)-acetyltransferase, with amino-acid sequence MPLNQAISIQSMKGPHTVDSLAADFRRLGLEEGMTVIVHSSLRSLGFVCGGPVAVVQALMRVITEEGTLVMPAFSADYSDPSRWENPPVPESWWPVIREAMPAYDPVYTPTWKMGKIVEVFRTMPGVKRSRHPSFSFAAWGREAEAIVEDHSLDFPLGEQSPLARIYERAGWVLLIGVGYDNNTSFHLAEHRLGTRPSHLEGAPMILEGKRQWVTFRDISLMTEQFEEMGKDFERTGKVRLFRIGPGEVRLFPQRAAVDFALEWFRKREERSER; translated from the coding sequence ATTCCGTTGAATCAAGCAATATCCATCCAAAGCATGAAAGGCCCCCACACCGTAGACAGTTTGGCAGCGGATTTCCGCCGGCTGGGGCTGGAGGAGGGGATGACGGTTATCGTCCATTCTTCCCTCCGCTCTCTGGGGTTTGTGTGCGGCGGGCCGGTGGCAGTGGTTCAGGCATTGATGAGGGTCATCACCGAGGAAGGAACGCTTGTCATGCCCGCCTTTTCCGCTGATTATTCCGATCCGTCCCGCTGGGAAAACCCGCCGGTGCCGGAGAGCTGGTGGCCGGTGATCCGTGAAGCGATGCCTGCCTACGACCCGGTATATACCCCGACCTGGAAAATGGGGAAGATTGTCGAGGTGTTCCGGACCATGCCGGGAGTGAAGCGGAGCCGCCATCCCAGCTTCTCTTTCGCCGCCTGGGGACGGGAGGCAGAGGCCATTGTCGAGGACCATTCCCTCGATTTTCCCCTGGGCGAGCAGTCCCCGCTGGCGCGGATTTATGAGCGGGCGGGTTGGGTTTTGTTGATCGGTGTCGGTTATGACAACAACACCTCCTTTCATCTGGCGGAGCACCGTCTGGGAACCCGGCCGTCTCATTTGGAGGGAGCGCCCATGATTCTGGAGGGGAAGCGGCAGTGGGTGACATTTCGGGATATTTCTTTGATGACGGAACAGTTCGAAGAGATGGGCAAAGATTTTGAAAGGACGGGAAAGGTTCGGTTGTTCCGGATCGGTCCCGGTGAGGTGCGCCTGTTCCCCCAGCGGGCGGCGGTGGACTTCGCTCTGGAGTGGTTTCGGAAGCGCGAAGAAAGAAGTGAACGTTAA
- a CDS encoding DinB family protein, with the protein MDANARIRQKVWREVERLSDEEINRKPSPDRWSIAQILEHLYLTELTVARRMKKAADRTDKQISGEKPIRLLLDRSLRVKVPIPDLEPSDDFKTLDSLREKLCRSHRFFAGVLRDLTPDQLRRCSMRHPLFGTMSLEQWVEFVSLHEQRHLEQIRETRERLGLHREPDGDEAGE; encoded by the coding sequence ATGGACGCAAACGCCCGGATTCGGCAGAAGGTATGGCGAGAGGTTGAGCGGCTGTCGGATGAGGAGATCAACCGGAAGCCCTCCCCGGATCGTTGGAGTATCGCGCAAATCCTGGAGCATTTGTATTTGACCGAACTGACCGTGGCCCGTCGGATGAAGAAGGCGGCAGATCGGACGGACAAGCAGATCTCCGGGGAAAAGCCGATTCGACTGCTTTTGGACCGCAGTCTCCGGGTGAAGGTGCCCATTCCGGATCTGGAACCGAGCGACGATTTCAAGACGCTTGATTCGCTGAGAGAGAAGTTGTGTCGCTCCCACCGGTTTTTTGCCGGCGTCTTGCGGGATTTGACACCGGATCAACTGAGGCGTTGCTCGATGCGCCACCCTCTGTTTGGGACCATGAGCCTGGAGCAATGGGTTGAATTTGTCAGTTTGCATGAACAAAGGCATCTCGAGCAAATCAGGGAAACCAGGGAGAGGTTAGGCCTGCATCGGGAGCCGGACGGCGATGAGGCGGGAGAGTGA
- a CDS encoding ABC-2 transporter permease yields MKSLLYKDFLALRTFLLFFLASVIFLLLIGFIKINELLPAAAIVAMTIPFQLISVEEKNNSHIFVNSLPVDRNAVVGAKYLFTLLVSTLLIGAAKMVNVFFSLPSERDFWDLLIAFVGIWGFTAVFYPLYYWLGPVFVKIGLFVTFIVAFGVAPMLYNMGVKNNFWGLLEVFESYPSLFWVIVLLAFTGIMLFLSLLLSSWLYRRKDF; encoded by the coding sequence GTGAAAAGCCTGCTTTACAAAGATTTTCTTGCCCTGCGCACCTTTTTGTTATTTTTTCTCGCGTCGGTGATTTTTCTGTTACTGATCGGGTTTATCAAAATCAACGAGCTGTTGCCGGCGGCCGCAATTGTCGCGATGACTATCCCGTTTCAATTGATTTCGGTGGAAGAAAAAAACAACAGCCACATCTTTGTAAACAGTCTTCCCGTCGACCGAAACGCGGTGGTTGGGGCCAAATACCTCTTCACGCTCCTCGTGAGCACCCTTTTGATCGGCGCGGCGAAGATGGTGAATGTATTTTTTTCGCTCCCGTCCGAAAGAGATTTTTGGGATCTGCTGATCGCCTTTGTGGGAATCTGGGGTTTCACGGCGGTTTTTTACCCGCTGTATTATTGGTTGGGTCCCGTCTTTGTCAAGATCGGCCTGTTTGTCACTTTTATCGTCGCCTTCGGTGTTGCGCCGATGTTGTACAATATGGGGGTCAAAAACAACTTCTGGGGCCTCCTGGAGGTGTTTGAATCGTACCCCTCCCTTTTCTGGGTCATCGTTTTGCTCGCCTTTACCGGAATCATGCTTTTCCTCTCCCTGCTCCTGTCGTCTTGGCTCTACCGGCGGAAGGATTTTTGA